The proteins below are encoded in one region of Scleropages formosus chromosome 19, fSclFor1.1, whole genome shotgun sequence:
- the thtpa gene encoding thiamine-triphosphatase, with protein sequence MRVEVERKFVCNSDVHEKLREIGAVCVGQCEFEDKYFDCPEHHLTLRDVWLRCRQGSWELKCPTQEDRQERGEQESHARSLLTRYREITSLPEIIAKVREVTGEECAGHGPSRMEDEGMRMEDVDECSLRGGALSWLNELHLVPFAVFSTKRCSFTLAEEGQQHGVRVDLDQADFGFCVGEIEVLLPDGGEMQPALEQIERTAQRLGLSGEKRVPGKMDAYLQKYCPEHYKKLLNAKIL encoded by the exons ATGAGGGTGGAAGTGGAGAGAAAATTCGTGTGCAACTCTGACGTCCATGAGAAGTTAAGAGAAATCGGAG CAGTGTGTGTCGGTCAGTGTGAGTTTGAAGACAAGTACTTTGATTGTCCCGAGCATCACCTGACCCTCAGAGATGTGTGGCTGCGCTGCCGCCAGGGATCATGGGAACTGAAGTGCCCCACGCAGGAGGACAGGCAGGAGCGGGGGGAGCAGGAGAGCCATGCGAGGAGCCTCCTCACTCGCTACCGGGAGATCACCAGCCTGCCGGAGATCATCGCCAAAGTGCGAGAGGTTACGGGAGAAGAATGCGCGGGACACGGGCCGTCCAGGATGGAGGATGAAGGGATGAGAATGGAGGACGTGGACGAGTGCTCCTTACGTGGAGGAGCCCTGTCCTGGTTGAATGAACTCCATCTGGTGCCTTTTGCAGTGTTCAGCACCAAGCGGTGCTCCTTCACTCTCGCCGAGGAGGGTCAGCAGCACGGGGTGCGAGTGGATCTCGACCAGGCGGACTTTGGGTTTTGCGTGGGGGAGATAGAGGTTCTGCTGCCGGACGGAGGGGAAATGCAGCCTGCGCTGGAGCAAATAGAGAGAACTGCCCAGAGGCTCG GTCTGTCTGGTGAAAAGAGGGTTCCGGGAAAAATGGATGCCTATTTGCAAAAATACTGCCCAGAACACTacaaaaaattactaaatgCGAAAATACTTTGA
- the LOC108927746 gene encoding proteasome activator complex subunit 1-like — MDTMTSLEIRPESKKKVDDFCKQLTKEAESLVSTFFPQKIAEMDALLQASLGITPEDLSSLVAPLDIPIPDPEKEELKRKKKEEKEAKEGKKDKDKEKEKDEEEKGPPCGPIAINERVERLLKDIKPHIQTLKEKLNTVSMWVQLQIPKIEDGNNFGVAVQEKVFEFLTNTRTKIEGFQTQISKYYSERGDAVAKASKQPHVGDYRQLVHELDQHQYCELRVVILEIRNSYAVLYDIITKNYDKIKKPRGDGKALIY; from the exons ATGGACACGATGACTTCCTTAGAGATCCGTCCAGAGTCCAAGAAAAAG GTTGATGACTTCTGCAAGCAGCTCACCAAAGAG GCGGAGTCGTTGGTCTCCACGTTCTTCCCGCAGAAGATTGCCGAAATGGACGCTCTGCTACAG GCCTCCCTGGGCATAACTCCAGAGGACCTGTCCTCTCTGGTGGCCCCGCTGGACATTCCCATACCTGACCCTGAAaaggaggagctgaagaggaagaagaaggaggag AAAGAGgcgaaggaaggaaagaaggacaaagacaaggagaaggagaaggacgaGGAGGAAAAAG GTCCACCCTGTGGTCCCATTGCCATCAATGAGCGAGTGGAGCGTCTCCTGAAGGACATCAAGCCTCACATCCAGACTCTGAAGGAGAAACTCAACACG GTGTCAATGTGGGTGCAGCTACAGATTCCCAAGATTGAGGATGGAAACAACTTTGGAGTCGCTGTGCAG gagAAAGTCTTTGAATTTTTAACCAACACTCGCACTAAAATAGAGGGATTCCAGACACAGATTTCAAA GTATTACAGCGAGAGAGGAGATGCTGTCGCCAAGGCCTCCAAACAGCCACATGTG GGTGATTATCGGCAGCTGGTGCACGAGCTGGACCAGCATCAGTACTGCGAGCTGCGCGTCGTCATCCTGGAGATCCGCAACTCTTAT GCTGTGCTGTACGACATCATCACCAAGAACTACGACAAGATCAAAAAGCCCCGGGGAGACGGCAAGGCGCTCATCTACTGA
- the fen1 gene encoding flap endonuclease 1 → MGIHGLAKLVADQAPSAIKEHDIKSYFGRKIAIDASMSIYQFLIAVRQDGNMLQNEDGETTSHLMGMFYRTIRMLESGIKPVYVFDGKPPQLKSGELTKRGERRAEAEKLLAQAQETGEQENIDKFSKRLVKVTKQHNDECKKLLTLMGVPYIEAPCEAEASCAALVKAGKVFATATEDMDGLTFGTNVLLRHLTASEAKKLPIQEYHFSRILQDMALTHEQFIDLCILLGCDYCGTIKGVGPKRAMDLIRQHGSIEKILDNIDLSKYPAPEDWLYKEARELFREPEVVNCNSVELKWSEPDEEGLVQFMCTEKQFSEDRIRNGCKKILKSRQGSTQGRLDTFFTITGSLSSKRKEPEVKGSAKKKQKTSATPGKFKKGK, encoded by the exons ATGGGAATTCACGGCCTTGCAAAGCTGGTAGCAGACCAGGCCCCTTCAGCCATCAAGGAGCATGACATCAAAAGCTATTTTG GACGGAAGATAGCGATAGATGCATCGATGAGTATTTATCAGTTCCTGATTGCAGTGAGGCAGGATGGCAATATGCTGCAGAATGAGGATGGAGAAACGACCAG CCACCTGATGGGCATGTTCTACAGGACAATCCGCATGCTGGAGAGTGGAATCAagcctgtgtatgtgtttgatGGCAAGCCACCGCAGCTGAAGTCGGGGGAG CTGACAAAGAGAGGGGAGCGTAGAGCAGAGGCAGAGAAGCTTCTAGCCCAGGCACAGGAAACAG GAGAACAGGAGAACATTGATAAGTTCAGCAAGCGCCTTGTGAAGGTCACCAAGCAGCACAACGACGAGTGCAAAAAGCTCCTCACCCTCATGGGCGTGCCCTATATCGAG GCACCCTGTGAAGCGGAAGCCAGCTGTGCTGCGCTCGTGAAGGCGGGGAAGGTCTTTGCCACGGCGACGGAGGACATGGACGGCCTGACGTTTGGGACAAACGTCCTGCTGAGGCATCTAACCGCCAGCGAAGCCAA GAAACTGCCGATTCAGGAATATCATTTCAGCCGTATTCTTCAGGACATGGCTTTGACGCACGAGCAG TTCATAGACCTGTGTATCTTGCTGGGCTGCGATTACTGCGGCACAATCAAAGGTGTAGGACCTAAAAGAGCCATGGACCTCATTCGACAGCACGGCTCCATTGAGAAGATTCTGGACAACATCGACCTTTCT AAATATCCCGCACCAGAGGACTGGCTGTATAAGGAGGCTCGTGAGCTGTTCAGGGAACCAGAGGTGGTGAACTGCAACTCTGTAGAACTCAAATGGAGTGAGCCGGACGAAGAAGGACTCGTCCAGTTCATGTGCACTGAGAAACAGTTCAG TGAGGACCGTATCCGTAACGGCTGTAAGAAGATTCTGAAGAGCAGGCAAGGCAGCACTCAGGGTCGCCTGGACACCTTTTTCACCATCACGGGGTCGCTGTCGTCCAAACGCAAG GAGCCTGAGGTGAAAGGGTCAGccaagaagaaacagaaaacaagtgcAACTCCAGGAAAGTTCAAGAAGGGCAAGTAG